The stretch of DNA AAGACTATCTCCCCCCTTATACCCTAGCTTTAATATGGTTAGAAAAAGACCACAAAAACCATATCCAGCTCTGGTCTGAATCCACCAACCTTCAAACAACACCAAAGGGCCATAAAAAAAGCACCCAATCGCAAAAATACacacaaaccatctcaaacAAATCCTAATGTCATGTTTGCTAATAAAAGTAATCACttccatttttctattttctttgagTATAGCATGTATATCAACAACATTTTATTAGGATTCACTAATTCCATGTATGGTTTTCATTTGACTATATGATTTCACTTCATGTTTCTAGGCCCTTATGGATCTAATGATGCATATGAGCCAGTTGGTTCTGTTCTTgcaagttttctttttatttcctcatttattttttccgctagaattcatttttaatcttttatcacATTTTAGTCATTAAATTATTCAGGCTCTTGACGCTGATGGCATGGATATGGAAATTGACTTGTCTAATCTTGGTACTGTCAATACAATGTTTGCAGCTTTATTCAGGTAATATCTTACTTGTTATTCTAAGAGCTGTCAGGGTCATTGGGATTTAATAACCTCTCATTTTGTCTATAGCAAGCTGGGTGTCCCTATTAAGACTACAATTTCTGCAAATGTTCTTGAAGAAGCCTTAAATGGCACTGTTACAGTCAGACCCCTCCCAATTGGAACAGCAGTTAGTGGAAAGGTGCCTACACAGTTTATGCTATATGGGGCCATACTCTCAGGTGTCATTCCTTTGCTGATTTTTGAATGCTGCTGCAGGTAGACAAGCAATGTGCCCACTTCTTTGGTGTAACAATCAATGAGCAACAAGCTGAGGCTGGGATTGTAGTAAGAGTTACCTCATCTGCACAGAGCAAATTCAAGGTTTGAAAGAATTTGTCAATAAGATCATGTAGACTTTCGCATGACTGTGGGacatctctctgtctctctccccCTTCAGCCCTCAACCTGTCACTATGTGTCTGTGTGCCTGTCTGTCTATCTTTGGATCTACTTTCTCTGTACTATTCTTTCAAATTGTAACATAAGATATTGATTTTCCAGTTACTCTATTTTGAACAAGATGCAAATGCTGGTTACGGCTTGGCATTacaggtatatatatttttatttggtgctTTTTCAACCCAGTTTTCTATCATTTATCCcattacttgttttatttactgTGTTTGTTCTAAATTATATGCACCATTTGTTTGGAAAGTTGAGAAAGAAGACGCATTCAAATTATCTCATGTTGATGTAGTGTTTGGATTTCTGTTGTTATATGATATCCCTCTAGTTTAATACAGAAGTTCATAGTATGGAGGCATTCTCAGTACTCGCTTGACACAACCTGGTTTTCTTTGGCATTTCCAGCACTTTTGAGTTTTCTGGAACTTGAGTTCGGTCATATAACTTTAAATGCCTGCATTCAACTCatgttattttggaatacaAGATGCcaaaaaaaatagtgtttgaCACAATACTGAATCTTCTccccttatatttttcttatgctTCTTGTTATTCCTTTGTGTAAGTGGAAAATTTGTGAAATAGAATTGAAGCATGTAGAGCTGTGAATATATGCTAAATTGGTGCTTGTTTTTTTGGCACATAGGCCAATAGTATGGAATTATATGTTGTGGTTTTCGCAACACATGTTTGAAATAACTTTGAGACTTTGAAGAGGTAAAGTGAAACAAGCTGGTTAAAGGGATGTTGTAGAGCCATGGTATTTATTAAGTTTCCAAGATTCAGCATTCTTCTCCAAAGGGATCCATCCAAAGGTTCTTGTTTTAATGGGCAGGTTTAGCTTGATGAACTGTGGATTGCAACAAATTAAGATGAGCACTGGTGTTTGAAATTGATGTTTGAAGAAACAAAGCAAATCGTGTTCACCATACTTCTCTCATTCTAATTTTGGAGTGAAAAGGGAGATCATGAATGTGAAGTTGCtgtacatgtgtgtgtgtttttgagagagagagagagagagagagagagagaaatgcaaGATATTTCAATGTTTGAATTCATAAGAGTTTCCGTTAAACAGCCTAGAATGGTGtccaaggattttttttttccaggttTTGTTTTATCAATACCAATCCAATACTTGAAAATCTGCGCAATTGAACTACATCCATTTTTTCAGACATTTATTGATTCTCAAGGTTGGTTACTTCAGTAAACCTGAGATACTGTATCTCTCTCTTTGCACAGGAAGATAGTGAGAAGACTGGTAAGGTGACATCTGCAGGGATGTactttttgcattttcaagTGTACAGAATGGATTCAACTGTGAATGCGGTATGCAAACTTTGCaacctcatcatcatcatcatattggTTTGGGCAGGGATGTGGGTAAAATTTTCCTTCCTGTCATTTCTGAAAAAGTGATGAGTGAATCCTGTTGGTGCAGTTAGCAATGGCTAAGGACCCTGAAGCCGCTTTCTTTAAAAGGTTGGAAGGCCTTCAACCTTGTGAGGTCTCAGAACTAAAAGCCGGAACTCACATATTTGCTGTTTATGGTGTGAACTTATTATCATGTCCCTTCATCATCTTGCTTTATTACTTCATGTCTATTAGAGTTGTTCATCTATTCTGTTATGCTTACCTACTCTGAATTTTGTTCAGGAGACAATTTTTTTAAGACTGCTAGCTATACGATTGAGGCGCTTTGTACGAAGTCATTTGAGGACACAACAGAGAAGCTGAAGGATATCGAGGCTCAGattttaagaaagagaaatgagcTACGCCAATTTGAGACGGAATACAGAAAGGTGGAGATCCTGCCTTTTAGTTATGGTTTATAATTGGTATTTGGTAATAGCCTGTTCATACAATTTTCTTGTGATGTTTTTATAGGCATTGGCACGCTTTCAAGAAGTGACCAATAGATACAACCAGGAAAAGCTGTctgtaagttttatatattcCTCTTTTTCATAACTGCATTTTAATTTACGCTATTGTCTCCAGTTTCTTGCCCACTGGTCCTTACACTTAACACGACACACTTGCAAATTTTAGTATAATAGGAAGCTAATGGGACCATCTTTATTCTTTTGGGGGTTAATTGGGGAGGCCATAGCATGAATGACTTCATATTGGATgtcattctctttttttattttttgtttctcagTAACAACCTGTGCTGCACTCTAGCACCTAAAATGTTTGTACTTTCAGATACACATGGaatctttatttacttttcatgtgtaaactttaaatcattttgttcaaataattaaatacgcTGACTCGTCTTCTAATATCTCCATTTTGGCACATTAATCAGGTTGATGAGCTTCTGAAACAGCGAGACAATATCCATTCTTCATTCTCTGTAGCAAGAGTAGCCAATGGTAGTGGGAGTGGCATTAATTTAAGTAATGGCAGTAGTAGCAAAATTACTGGTGAAGATTCAAAGGCAGAGAGTCCTGGGGAAGATGGAAGCTCAGATGGCAAGGATAAATCAGCCAAAAGGAAATGGTTCAATAAAAAGTTTGGTTGAGAAGGTGTTCGGCTTATTCTGTATTATTCAAGTGCTTGAATATCCATCCTTGCGTTTATATGTTTGGGCGTCTAGCTTGCTGCTTACAAAGGCTTGCATTGAATTCCATGTTCGATTTTTCTCCGAGCTCCCCCACACAGGTTTTCCGTTCCTGGTTTTACAATTTGGTTGTAAAAACATTTGAGATTTAAAAGGTATGTGTATTAATGCCGTTGTATTCATGATGCTACTAAGGAAGAGTCGATTCATTCCTCTTTggtttttattgtaaaaatgaaaTCTTCACTCCTTGAAGCATCTTCTGCTAATGACAATGTGCACGAAGAATTGAAGTACCCTTCTCCTCTGCTAATGATAATGTGCACGAAGAAATGAGTTCTCACTCCAATATATCATTTTCTAACTCGTTTACATTAAGGAATcttgaatatgtgaaaagtGGGAAATACGAGACCATGGGGCGATGGGAAATACGAGTCCTGATCCATAGAGAGGAAACAAATTTAGTTGAGATGTATCTCAAAGATTTGCAAAACAGGTGCGGGGAGGAGATGGAGCACATAATGAAGGCAAGCACGTCACCGATGGACAGTTTGTTCAAGATTATCAACTTTTCTTTCAGGGAGAGGCTCGCCACTGACGACCAAGAGGGGTATTGGCAACATGATTAGTGTGAGGTATATGGGCTCGGAGTAATTTCATGGCCTACTAAGAATTCATGGACAAGACGGAATAGTTCATGAATTCTTAGGACGCTATCAAAGTTTTAACGGAGTCAAGTCGAGTCGAGTTGAAGTGGACTGTCTAAATATGAGAAGATAGAATAGAAAGGATTGAAGGGGGCATACGACATGTAGTGCCAGGAAAGGAGGCAAGAACATTAGGGCCTTAGGGGTCCTCCGCCCAGGGCTAACTCCACAAATTAGGCATAGGAGTTTTCCTCAGCCATTCATGAAATCACAGGCCGCAAGCTCGTGCTTATTTTCTCgccctctcttttttttttttttttattattattttttttgtgcagGGACTGATAATTGGTTTTGACCTTCAGGAGTCAGTATTCAGCAAACTGTTCCAACACTATCATAGCCAAATGCATGCATTAAGATCGAGGCTATTCATGAGAATTGATAGAGTAATGTTCATGCAAGTCGTACGTGCTGGagtcattaattttcttgatctcGATCGATGTCTTTATAATTAGGGCCATATTGCATGAATTGCTTGGACTTTTTCAAGGGACAATGACCCCAGGATTCTGGAGGAAATTggactcatctcaattcatctgaGTTGAGTTTAAAAATTTAGGCCTAGTCCAACATACAAACACACAACTCACAAATTATTAAAACGGAAAAAATCTTCTTGCAAACAATTTCAAGCACCAAATTGCGTACCAATGTTAAATgtaagatattattttatttacttttgtaataaaaaaaaaattatgtgagtgCTGGTACGCAATTTGATACGTCAAACCGCCTGTACCTAGCAAATTCCTATTAAACGTCACTCAATTCAAGACCTCTTTATACGTagaactcataatttttttcaactcaacacctctttaaaCGTAGgacctacaacttttttcaacttctcataaatatatttaaatttattttaatatcaaaacacattttaactcatcttaggtggctcccacaaaactcattttaccatctcaactcactactattcataaagaactcaactcagctcaatagCTTTGTTAAAATAAGACAACATATATGTAGATTAGGAAGTGACGCTTAAACCTTTTCTTATTATAAGACATGAACAATTAGCTATGGATCAGGAGGAACTAATTAATGAAgaaatttgtacaaaaataatattttgatcacGAAAATTCGAAAGCAATTCAGATCTTGAACATACGTACGCGTATGACTACTTTTGTTCCCCCTTGTTCATCATTACTCTTTGTTAATTTCTACAATCCAAACACATCATGATCACAAGCCATGATGTGGGAAAGATTagaagaaaagggaaaacaTTTGAGGGTCAGATAATGGgttaatagaaataatattgtGGGTATTAATGGAAACATCCGAGTGTCTGATCTTAATTCATTAACAAGCCAATTGAGCACATTTactttgtttcatttatttacCAAATTGAGTTCCCATGACTCCAAAGTCCGAGCACATCATGATTtatttgaacatatatatatatatatatgtactttttgaattttagaattttgatgGAATTCATAGCCATCATGGTTTAATTACTTAAATGAATGTGgataatattcttgaaagaaaaatacttttaccacagagattataaaaataaatctataaactgatgtcatttgatgtgatatgtcatattgtaaagttatttttattataaaatagatctaaaagATTTcatgaaatcacgtcaatttgtaaatttattttatataatttctttatgtaCGTAACAattattaatcttaaatattaatgtaatcTAAGTAGCTATCCATATTTTAAgtgataatttattatatttgatgatGAGTGGTTAAATTCCCTCGATATATGAGCAAGCAACTAGCACAACTTGGAGGTTGGTCATAATTAATCACGATTCGATCTATCTTAAAACGATAACATCGATCGGGATGATCACTTCAatcaacaacaaagaaattaagaTGCATTGGTGGAAACATTACAAAGCTAATTAccaaaaagctaaaaaaaatatccattgtTAAGGAGACAGTTGTTAGCAGCTTGTTGGGAAAGTCATGAGATTGGACAATTCTCTCAACACTCTACTTAATTAGATTCTTCCATATTTGATTGATAGAGATATATAGGGCGTTAGGTGTTCATGTGGGACCATATTGCCTCATACCAAGCAACCACGAATATGTGGCCCCAAAGTGCTTCATCACTGTATAAGGGCCCTACCtgaatttattcaaaaataatgtCGTTCCTttcacaaaaggaaaaaaaaaatatatatatatatatatatgttttattattaaaaatttaatttttattttatataaatattatatttacttaattttgagtattgtcatatttataaaaaaaattatacaaaataattttataaattaacatgaatTTATCTAatctattatatctattttataataatcataattttataatatgataattatataaattcatattatttttatataatttatttataaccaAAGTGTTTTGAATCAAATTTTATGTTGCTCCCCTAGCCCAAGTACTGCATCCAGCTCTTAGGTTTAGCACCTACGTACCAACCCTATTGCATGCTATGGATTTGGTACAACCTAGGTAGGCTatattggtaaaaaaaaaaccaagatgTTCCAAAATTGGGACTttccttataattaattaatgggaAAGAAGTTTACTATGCCGCCTTAAGATGACATCTTTATTTGATTATTggtcaaaattattattattattattttttatttaatgattaagaaagtgattttaagtatattgatgtatttttttatttttttatatatatttaaatatgttaaaaaaatgtgaacaaaaaaaaaaaaaaaatttttatgcTCGGCGGTATACCTAGCGGTTaagatggggcggcatagtagccgcacccttaATTAATTAGCTCCAACTTGCAATAAAACCCTAAAgccttatatattatatatttagagaaatgatagttgtaattgtgagtgtgtaagtatcgtacaatcatttaaaaagtatatatatgtgacctatatgaaaaaaaaatattttaatagtagaccgaactctttttcaaagcaactGCACGCGTTTACTCACTCTACGACTATATGTAACATTGTTCGTATATTTAACCTGTGATCAATATTCATGATCTTACTGtactttcttcttttatatatccGTCTAAACCAAATACacacgtgtgtatatatatatatatatatatatatccatatatataagagtacGTAGATACTTGGTTAACTGATGCATCTGGTCCCATGCATGCCACTCTTCATTATTATTGATCAAGATCCAAAAGTGCTTTGTCCATTTCAATATATTGATTCTATCTATTATTATGGGAACCCTAGCTAGCTAAGatgtaagaaattaaaaatccaCATGCATGCCATCCCATAACTACTAGTTAAGCACGCATATGTATATAATCTAAAAACTGATATGTATCAACTGCTGGCcgccattgtttttttttattttgaataagcCTCAAACTTTCATATATAACTTTCCTGCATACATCTTCTATCCAAACCCAGACTATTTACTATAAAATCTGGAACAATTTCTATCCGAACTTTTTCCTCAACTATGTGCTGGCCTCCATTGTTAACAATTAAGCTTGAGTATATATGATTTCTCATATTCTTTTTCCCCCTGTTTGGGCACATAAACAGCTAGAGTTAGAAAAGTAGTAGGGTTGAGGACCCTGATTTATAAACTCCCCATGCAGTTGATCAGGTATTACAGGAAAAACTAGATACaaataaaagattgaaaaatgaaactaattatAATTAGTAGATCGATCCAGTCCTTTAACGGACTGCATGCTAGTAATTGGCTATCTCCTCATGTACTGACAATTTGAGTATATTTGATTCATCTATATATCTGTGGTAATTCATGTACACATCGATCAACACGTACACATTCTTTTCtgcatgtatgtgtatatatatataaacccctGTTCATATTTAGTGGTATTCATCATCATGATAAGTTGTGCAATCTAACGATCCAAattaaagaatgaaatatttcaccTCCAACCACCATCCATCcaattcatgaaaaatgatagggtttTCATACATGGGAAAAATTGACTAGCTAGGTGAGAATTGAAGGCTAGCTTTTAATGGAACAAACATGAGAAAGAGGGAACAAAGTGGGTCATGTTTAGGGTTGTGATGAATGCATTGGAAAGAGCTTTTGAAATAACAAGGTCAATTTATACATACAATTATTGTGCTCTTTAAGTGGGAGATTACAAAACCAAAGCACTCGTAGTTTACAAGATTCGGAGAAATCTCTCCCAAAGATCACAGAAAACCAATAAGATTGAAACTCAACGTGAATCACGCAAACATCCTAGCTAAACAATCATTCATCATCATGAACACGTGCGTGATGGTGGGGTGTGAACCCTAAGTTGTAAACACACCTGAACATTCATCCATATGATGCCCTTTTGATCTCATTCGATGCACTTCCAGACAAGCTAAGTCTGTTTCTTTTCT from Juglans microcarpa x Juglans regia isolate MS1-56 chromosome 3S, Jm3101_v1.0, whole genome shotgun sequence encodes:
- the LOC121257893 gene encoding chaperone protein dnaJ 15-like, translated to MREGMGTGSKMEGPSAPVNRRDPYEVLCVSRDSTDQEIKTAYRKLALKYHPDKNAANPEASELFKEVAYSYSILSDPEKKRQYDSSGFEALDADGMDMEIDLSNLGTVNTMFAALFSKLGVPIKTTISANVLEEALNGTVTVRPLPIGTAVSGKVDKQCAHFFGVTINEQQAEAGIVVRVTSSAQSKFKLLYFEQDANAGYGLALQEDSEKTGKVTSAGMYFLHFQVYRMDSTVNALAMAKDPEAAFFKRLEGLQPCEVSELKAGTHIFAVYGDNFFKTASYTIEALCTKSFEDTTEKLKDIEAQILRKRNELRQFETEYRKALARFQEVTNRYNQEKLSVDELLKQRDNIHSSFSVARVANGSGSGINLSNGSSSKITGEDSKAESPGEDGSSDGKDKSAKRKWFNKKFG